From Ascaphus truei isolate aAscTru1 chromosome 20, aAscTru1.hap1, whole genome shotgun sequence, one genomic window encodes:
- the LOC142471024 gene encoding olfactory receptor 5V1-like: protein MLRENQTTVTEFLLLGFPAIHNFKILLFFVFLLLYICTLAGNILIIILVSTNHHLRKPMYFFLSHLSLSDILLTTDIVPNMLYIIMAEGAVISLAGCISQYFLFSTSAGAECFLLTVMSYDRYLAICHPLRYSAIMDFKLCFQLVFGSWFLGFMATLNMVIFVCSFQLCNPNVIDHFFCEMTILLEHFCSNRLILDTIVFVLGIPIVVFPFVFIIGTYICIFLTILSISSTTGRQKAFSTCSSHLAVVCTYYGTLFAKYVVPSKGQSLTLMKITSLMYTVATPLFNPIIYTLRNKEIREALWKCISIKLQT, encoded by the coding sequence ATGCTCCGGGAGAATCAGACCACGGTTACAGAATTTCTGCTTCTGGGATTTCCAGCCATTCACAACTTCAAGATCTTACTCTTCTTTGTCTTCCTTCTGTTATACATTTGCACCTTAGCTGGAAATATCCTGATCATTATCTTGGTGTCAACCAATCACCATCTCCGTAAGCCCATGTACTTCTTTCTCAGTCACCTGTCCCTGTCTGACATCTTGCTAACCACAGATATTGTGCCTAACATGCTATACATAATAATGGCAGAAGGGGCAGTTATCTCTCTCGCTGGCTGCATCTCTCAATATTTCCTATTTTCTACCTCAGCAGGTGCTGAATGTTTCCTCCTTACAGTGATGTCTTATGACAGATACCTGGCCATCTGCCACCCATTGCGTTACTCTGCTATTATGGACTTTAAGCTGTGCTTCCAATTGGTTTTCGGGTCTTGGTTCTTAGGTTTTATGGCAACACTAAATATGgttatttttgtttgttctttTCAATTATGTAACCCCAATGTCATTGATCATTTCTTTTGTGAAATGACCATTCTCTTAGAACATTTTTGCTCAAACAGATTAATTTTGGACACTATAGTCTTTGTTCTAGGAATTCCTATCGTTGTCTTTCCATTTGTCTTCATCATTGGGACATATATCTGTATCTTTCTCACCATCCTCAGTatctcctccaccactgggagacagaaagccttctccacctgTAGCTCTCACCTGGCCGTTGTGTGCACATATTATGGGACACTGTTTGCTAAATATGTGGTCCCATCGAAAGGACAGTCATTGACTCTAATGAAAATCACCTCTCTTATGTACACAGTCGCCACCCCATTATTCAATCCCATCATCTATACTCTGAGGAACAAGGAGATCCGGGAGGCCCTGTGGAAATGTATCAGTATAAAGCTACAAACATAG